The Colletotrichum higginsianum IMI 349063 chromosome 2, whole genome shotgun sequence genome has a segment encoding these proteins:
- a CDS encoding Dioxygenase, which translates to MADRNGFSTIDTNGPTPAEKPVYDPAFTDRVIAATGPKANPRLAQIMPSLLRHLHDFAREVDLTVGEWMAGVQMINEAGQMSDDARNETQLLCDILGLESLVDEITSKQLQLKTTSSLQTNPTSSAILGPFYRYDAPILSNGSSIVSSLDSPDYQKASTHLYGRVLDQHGRPVKDAIVDIWHTAPNGMYEQQDANQPEMDLRGRFRTDDKGRYSLYCLKPVPYPVPNDGPAGKLLELLDRHPYRPAHLHFIVSADGYRPITTQLFDSEGKFLDDDSVFAVKEDLIVKYKPTESDPKAKWALEYDFVLCRA; encoded by the exons ATGGCGGACCGGAACGGCTTCAGCACCATTGACACCAATGGCCCCACGCCGGCCGAGAAGCCAGTCTATGACCCGGCCTTCACCGACCGGGTCATTGCCGCCACCGGCCCGAAAGCTAATCCCCGTCTGGCACAGATCATGCCGAGCCTCCTTCGGCACCTTCACGATTTTGCAAGAGAAGTCGACCTCACTGTCGGCGAATGGATGGCCGGCGTACAAATG ATCAACGAAGCCGGTCAAATGTCCGATGACGCCCGCAACGAAACACAGCTCCTTTGCGATATCCTCGGTCTAGAATCCCTCGTCGACGAAATCACTTCGAAACAGCTGCAGTTGAAGACAACCTCCTCCCTCCAGACTAACCCTACCTCGTCCGCCATTCTCGGTCCTTTCTACCGCTACGACGCACCGATTCTATCCAATGGCAGCTCTATCGTATCCTCCCTCGATTCTCCCGACTATCAGAAAGCCTCCACCCACCTCTACGGTCGTGTCCTAGACCAACACGGCCGACCCGTCAAGGACGCCATCGTGGACATATGGCACACCGCACCCAACGGCATGTACGAGCAGCAGGACGCAAACCAGCCAGAAATGGACCTCAGGGGACGCTTCCGCACCGATGACAAGGGGCGGTACTCGTTGTACTGCCTTAAGCCCGTCCCTTACCCTGTACCCAATGACGGGCCAGCCGgcaagctcctcgagctcctcgaccgaCACCCGTACCGACCTGCACACCTCCACTTTATCGTCTCCGCCGACGGGTACCGGCCCATCACGACGCAGCTGTTCGACAGCGAGGGCAAAttccttgacgacgactCGGTCTTCGCCGTGAAAGAGGACCTGATTGTCAAATACAAACCTACTGAGTCGGACCCCAAGGCGAAGTGGGCCCTGGAGTATGACTTTGTTCTGTGCAGGGCTTGA
- a CDS encoding Fungal specific transcription factor — protein sequence MAAADREFDIRSRHSTASGPDEETSLIQSTRMLQDPTGRLLYVGDSASLAYLQLIRMIVEASVGPSDFTMDPSRHKIMEATIVMPANVRPPHILPDRDTANALVESFFTNTHGLIEVFNRAAFEKSVEACYSDPLAAQSSFLCLLYLTFALGTVLGTPRPGSKEDAIFKKLRASEYDRAELFFRSAKALGDPITGFEDADFWSVQALSLMAVYMLAVSKRNAAYAYFGMAVRSGFALGLHRVQENHFIFKSHEIRLRRNLWRSLFVLDRFLAASLGRPVAIDEEECSADALLVFEKNSQGELVRVTNPNDGLDAAVRSCRIIGQILKKIYARRRISVRLAQEIWEQCSSWYSTLSPDLAGRQVAADSNNPIQSIAALHVNLLYCHSIMLLTRPFFICLLSKVHGERSGLHLPVPRWINRMSKYCEACLHASNQTVILVQKAFESNYLPQRNPFVLYFLFAASLIILSNEFAAIYPNPSYGISISNTIAIMRYCAASDPQANRLLFILTSFRNVIYELRQKKPEQPAMPAPPTLSPTSIQDPIGTIFRPSGVLRKDSLVANTSGPSLAAVKAMAPPPLSMKSEPTFSTPTGPSAGVSPAGSTPGMSQGDQSTRMGGDSDTADGELEFDQLWGWSTVPSMTSGALAAGTAAAPVGAPPGLATATTASKVPAFPAPGPGQPFRGFPNYIVPGGPNGGGVPTVGPPGYVAPPNVPMYVPAEYS from the exons ATGGCAGCAGCGGACCGAGAGTTCGATATTAGGTCGAGACACAGCACAGCATCAGGCCCCGACGAAGAAACATCGCTTATCCAGTCCACCAGGATGCTACAAGACCCTACAGGCAGACTTC TCTATGTGGGCgactcggcgtccttggcaTACCTACAGCTCATTCGGATGATTGTCGAAGCAAGCGTTGGGCCCAGCGACTTCACGATGGATCCCAGCCGCCACAAAATCATGGAGGCCACTATAGTGATGCCGGCGAACGTACGCCCTCCACACATCTTGCCTGATAGGGACACGGCTAACGCCTTGGTTGAATCGTTCTTTACAAAC ACTCACGGCCTGATTGAAGTGTTCAACAGAGCAGCCTTTGAAAAGTCCGTCGAAGCTTGCTACTCGGATCCTCTGGCAGCTCAATCATCTTTTCTCTGCTTGTTGTATCTGACCTTTGCCCTTGGCACAGTCCTTGGCACGCCGCGTCCTGGTAGCAAGGAAGACGCCATCTTCAAGAAGCTACGGGCAAGTGAATACGATCGCGCAGAGCTCTTCTTCCGAAGCGCAAAAGCCCTCGGTGATCCGATAACTGGTTTTGAGGATGCGGACTTTTGGTCCGTGCAGGCCCTGTCGTTAATGGCCGTCTATATGCTAGCAGTGTCGAAGCGTAATGCGGCTTATGCCTACTTTG GAATGGCCGTCCGATCCGGATTTGCTCTTGGCCTGCATAGGGTCCAAGAGAATCATTTCATCTTCAAGAGCCACGAAATCAGGCTTCGGCGGAATCTCTGGAGGAGTCTGTTCGTCCTCGACCGTTTCCTCGCGGCTTCGCTCGGCCGCCCCGTAGCCATTGATGAGGAGGAATGCTCTGCGGATGCACTTTTGGTGTTCGAGAAGAACTCTCAAGGGGAGTTAGTCCGCGTCACGAACCCCAATGATGGATTGGACGCCGCCGTACGTTCTTGTCGAATCATTGGACAGATTCTGAAGAAGATCTACGCCCGCCGACGAATATCAGTCCGCCTCGCCCAAGAGATCTGGGAGCAATGCAGCAGCTGGTATTCTACCCTTAGCCCGGATCTGGCTGGGAGACAAGTCGCTGCCGATTCCAATAATCCGATACAAAGCATTGCAGCTCTCCACGTCAATCTGCTCTACTGCCACTCCATCATGTTACTGACCCGGCCGTTCTTCATATGCCTGCTAAGCAAAGTGCACGGCGAGCGGAGTGGTCTTCATTTGCCGGTCCCACGCTGGATCAACCGCATGTCAAAGTACTGCGAAGCATGCCTGCACGCCTCAAACCAAACCGTCATCCTCGTTCAAAAGGCGTTTGAGAGCAACTACCTTCCGCAACGCAACCCTTTCGTGCT TTACTTCCTTTTCGCCGCTTCTCTCATCATTCTGAGCAATGAGTTCGCGGCGATCTACCCCAACCCAAGCTATGGGATCTCGATATCCAACACGATCGCCATCATGCGTTACTGCGCCGCCAGTGATCCACAGGCCAACCGTCTACTCTTCATCCTGACATCATTCCGCAATGTCATTTATGAACTCCGGCAGAAGAAACCTGAGCAGCCGGCCATGCCCGCTCCTCCAACCTTATCTCCGACATCGATCCAGGACCCCATCGGCACCATTTTTCGACCTTCCGGGGTGTTGCGGAAGGACTCCCTCGTGGCAAACACCTCGGGCCCGTCActggccgccgtcaaggcgaTGGCTCCGCCTCCGCTCTCCATGAAATCAGAACCCACCTTTTCCACGCCGACAGGTCCGTCGGCAGGTGTGTCGCCGGCGGGGAGCACTCCAGGCATGTCTCAGGGCGATCAGAGCACAAGGATGGGCGGTGACTCGGACACGGCGGATGGGGAACTCGAGTTCGATCAGCTATGGGGCTGGTCGACTGTTCCTAGCATGACAAGCGGGGCCCTCGCAGCGGGAACGGCGGCCGCACCCGTCGGAGCCCCTCCGGgattggcgacggcgacaacagCGTCGAAGGTGCCCGCATTCCCAGCTCCCGGCCCAGGCCAACCATTTCGGGGCTTCCCAAACTATATTGTGCCCGGCGGTCCCAACGGAGGCGGAGTGCCGACGGTTGGACCTCCAGGATATGTGGCTCCTCCCAACGTGCCAATGTATGTTCCAGCAGAGTATTCATAG
- a CDS encoding Fungal specific transcription factor domain-containing protein produces the protein MTRPKVPEDKRQRTAQACDTCKRRKQKVSPHFSHLPSTYLHFYHSITTGILPGKQNASAFQQLPITILFPGLSAKWRL, from the exons aTGACCCGACCCAAGGTCCCAGAGGACAAACGTCAACGGACTGCCCAGGCCTGTGACACCTGTAAGCGCCGGAAGCAGAAGGTAAGCCCTCACTTCTCCCATCTAccatctacctacctacattTCTACCATTCTATTACCACTGGAATT TTGCCTGGAAAGCAGAACGCAAGTGCATTTCAGCAGCTACCGATCACCATCCTGTTTCCCGGCCTGTCTGCTAAGTGGCGTCTATAA